In Helicoverpa armigera isolate CAAS_96S chromosome 17, ASM3070526v1, whole genome shotgun sequence, the sequence AGCATTGCAGTCAAGGGTCAACCTTGAGCCACTGTAAACTAAGATGACAACATACAAAacaagaatatattttaaagcgttttattaatttcaaaaataactagCATATAATCACACAGTATTACTAAATTTATAATATACTATGAGGAAATACACACAAAGTAGCGTAAGATGCCGTTGTTACAACATGAATCAACatctttttcataattcagTACTAATAGTTTACTTTGTCGTTACCCATTCTGCTAATATACAATACCAATTTATACGTATCTCCATTAATTTCTAATATGCCTACTTATGTCTAATTTGTTTTTACATTGATATAATTATGCGTCAAGCGATTATCACTGACATAATTGGAGTAaggttttatgtttataaaaagtaattcaggatgtactaatataatagagGACTAGAGAGGGTGTAAGTCTCAAACTATTGACTCTAGTCCAAGCCGCGGCAGCGGGCCTCTAGCATTACGATAATAGTCAAAAATTAAAAGCGAATATCACTTGGTGGACGTATCAAAGATTATATACAGATGAAGTCAATATTTCGTTGATTGCAGCGAAAGTAACTAAATTCGTATCCGTTTTATGACTGCGGAAATAATCATACTTATTTTAATCTACATCTCTATTGTGTTGTCGAGCAGTAAGTACACACAGTGCCATTACATCTACTATTGTTCCACTTCATCTATTTATAATCGTTGCGAAGTGTTAGTCTACCTTTACGATACCaaagtatattaatataatatgcaCGCAGGTTATCACGCAAACAATATTCATAGTAAGATAATGTTCTTTTTAGTTTGAGCTCTGATCTCTTATACACTCAGttacaattaatatatttgTGACATTGAATTCATCTATTGTACCAACGTGGCCACATTACATAGCGTTAAAGCTCCATTGTATCCAGACGTATCGCCATACGGTAATTTACACATAGCTATATAAGTCATATAAACATCAATTTTACTTATTTCCAATGTACATAATTACATCTACTCAAATCACGTACGGCACAGCACTGAAATTTAATTTCTATAACTTTTATACTACCAATCATAAGGACGTAACTTTTTTCACTTTTGACATATATAAAATACTTCAAATCAATCGACAAAACAACTATAAAAGAATAATTAGTTAAACAATCaatattatacaataatatataaaCTATGAGaagttattataaagaaaaactaagtataaaacataaattcacaGAATTATGAAATTTATActagtatataataatacaatacataataatatattatacaaattcTGCTTTGAGCTGAGCTACCGATTTTAAAATACTGTGACAAAATAGACATCAGAGTAACACCAAGTTTATGCTAAAACtgacatttcaatatttactcTACAGTTAACACTAAACAGCGGGCAGATGGTCGTCGCTGGCTGCActctaattatattatatattttaatctgaATTCTATATAACTTTCCCAATTTTAGTATAAACCCGAAATCATACCTTTGCCTTATTAGTCTATTTTGTATGGCAGTTTAAGTAAAGGTATTAGATCCGGTGGTATTACAACGaattaaaagaataataatgtaGCCTCAAAAAGATCCTAAAATATACACTGATCGTTCCAATCTAAAATGCTAAAAGAACGATTCAAACAAGTCTCAAAATCTATAGAGCCATGACTTGCGTCAGCGACGTGTCAAACGTCATCAATTCCAAGGACTCATTACACATTAAATATGGTAGGGTATAGAATGAACCTGTTCGTTGTTGGACCAATCAGAACCCAGTTTTGAGTTGGTTTGTTCTTGTATGTTTGTATAGTGTAGTGTGGTTGGTTCAGTGCGTGATGACGGTGGAGTGCAGACACTGCGGCACGACGTGTCGGTAGGGCAGGCGGTAGTTCTTGACGGTGCGGGCGGCGAGACACTTGAGCGTGGTGTAACGCAAGGGGTTGACGATGGCCGTCAGACTCTGCTGCGTCGCTTTGAGGATTTCCTCGGGCGTCTCGCCCTCGTAGTTGACCGTGTCGATGTGTGCGCCGTGCGCTAGCAGCTCGCGAACTACTTCCGCGGGACAGGGGTTTAGCTGGAAATgttaataacaaaatgttaattTCGTTGATGCTGGATTTGGTAAAATACAGTAGGGATTTCCCTAAAACAGTAatttgtcttatttatttaaatcgggaCTAAGTAATTGCGACAaaacttttatataagtaaGTTCGTCTTTAAGATCAGCCgaaaatacaaaactttattttacactttGAAACTATacctgtacatatttttttgacatattttcaaagagggtattttttaaaatgctATTCATCGGTTTTCTAAAATCAAGGACCATTCGTGATTTCCTGGCTAATAAAATCAGTTATTGCATTAACACAACTAGTCGGTAAGACGGCTGACGTAATAGGGTGTACGCGGGTGCATACCTTGCAGACGAGGTGCAGCGGCGTGTTGCCGTCGGCGTCGCGCGCGTCGGGCGGCGCGCCCAGGCGCAGCATGAGCTGCACCAggccggcggcgggcggcgcgggctcgCCGGGCGCCGCCAGCCACGCGCGAGCCCCGCGGCCGCGCGCCCCCTCCGCCGAGCACGCCACGTGCAGCGCGCCGCGACCCTGACGCACCTGCACACAAATACGTTAAAATATTACTCACGGAGGAAGGAACGATAACGGAGGTATTATAGGGTgtatctacacggtgcaagtagcttgcgcatgttgaggcacatacGCAGGTTACTAGGTTACTAGAAACTAGCTCATAATTATCGAGAGTACACTAGCGCCTGTAACACAGGTATCGTAACTAGCTCACAGTCAGTCATTTGgttaaaagcaaaatatttagaCCAAAAAAGTCAGTGCTCACCTTAATATCTAACTTAACAAGCGAGTACACAGCCTTATGTATCTTCCTGGAGATTTCTTCAGTACAATCGGGTTCCTCTAAGAGTCGGGCCATGAGAGCGGCGAGGTGTAACGAGATGACCAGCACTCGTTGCAGAGTACTCAACGTCTGCTCCCGGTCGATGCTTAGCTTAGATTCTAGGAGTTCCATGCCGCGGTCTATTTCGGAGAGCGCCTTCCTGAATACGGGCTCAATGTCTTCGAACGTCACTGGGGGGACGATACGACCTGGAAGGTAAAtgctaatgttataataaaagaaGTATGTGCAACTGTCGTTTatccttttaaaattaaaattgtaaaacacGACTTTTcgatttatttgttatattttttcggCAAACGTCTGAACCCTTAGAGCTGGGATTTGAAATGTGGAGCTGGTACCAGTGAATTGGGTATAATTTGTTATCTGGCTAGCATGGTGGTGCCACATCTGCGGCAGTAGCACTACGCACCTCTGAGCGGCGGCCGCGCCCGCTCGGCCAGCATGTAGGAGAAGAGCTCGGCGAAGGAGTAGAGCGAGGACTGCGTGAGCGGCGACAGCGGCGGCAGCACGGCTCGCTGCATGTCCAGCGCGTGGTGCCACAGCTGGCGGCAGCGGGCGAAGCGGCCCGCGTCGGCGTACACGGCGCCGCGGTACCGCACGTAGTACGACGTGTCGGGGTGAGCAGGCCCTGCGCACACATACCACATCAATATAGTTCTGCACAAACTTTTAGCCCTCAAGGGAGACTGTGCGAATCGCAGCACCAATCTATGACTGAGGATGGAGAGACCGAGAATGACAGACGTGCGGTTAAAATACGCATACCTGCACGTGATCGGAATTCAGTTGCGGAGCGCCATTGACTTTTGCGAGAATTTAACGATCGAATAACTAAATGCGTATAATACGCAATAAAAGTTAAAACGAGCAATAGATAAAGTAAGACCTGTTAAGAGGTGACGTAATAAAATTCACAACaacggtaataaaaatatgaagtgTGAGaagttcaaatatattttattgagatGCAAGTTTTGTCATAAaccgaaaaataaataaagattttatctataaaataaCACTAGGAGGGTTTCTTATGTACAATGCAAAGCTTTTATCGATAACTTTTCAGTCAATGTTTTTTGACACTGTGCTTATAGCACACCTTTATCTGAATCACTATCCTCttgattaattatataaacTCCATTTACTTACCAAGAATCCTCTCTCTAATGACTAACGCCTGCATCCTCATGCCGTCAGGGTCGGCGAGTATTTCTTCTAGTTGCTGCGCATTGCTCGGCTCGACCGCGTAGTCGTAAGCTTCTATGCGCGGGATGTCTTTCGGCTTTGGGATGGGTTCACTACCATCTGCTGGAAATCTGAAGACAAAATCAAATTAGGGATAAGGTAACTTGTTGTACATAAGTAAACCTACAGATTAGGTTTCGCCAGGTCatatcctaattttattactatgtttGTAATCATTTTTTGGGCAATTTGGATCATTACCTGTCATCCATAGCCCGTTTCCAAAGGGCGAGCGCGCCGACCATATCTCGTCTCTTATCGACATACGTGGCCCCGAGCAGTTCGAGCGCGTCGATACGTTGCTGTCTCGTCACTAGCCCGTATTCCGCATTTATTAGGTGCTCGACTATGTGTGTGTGGCCTGTTACTGATGCGGCTAGGAGTGGTGTCATAcctgtcattaaaaataataatacttcttaattGCAAGTTACATCGTACATAATGCAAGTTCTATCgtaatatatttcttttgtttatttcgttCTATCATTagttatttcaatgaaaataaaatcaggGTTCTTCTTACCGTAGGAATCAACGTCCATAGTAGCTCCATGTCCTAGCAGCATCTTGAGTATATTGAGAGAGCCACTTTCCGCGCAGTCGTGTAAGGCCGTGTTGCCCTTCACGCTCTTTCTATTGACGTCCGCGTTCAAAGACAGGAGGTACTTAGCGATTCTAATGTGGCCCTTATAGCACGCGATCATGAGGCACGTGTGCCCGTGACGATTTGCTATTTCTATGTCTGGAACAAGTTAAGGATTCGTTAGTGACTTCGAGGCGTGATGGAAgacaatgtattattatttggaGGAAGTGCATGCCGCAGTTTTAAAGACGCTTGCATCTAAATTACAATCCACTttgagcaaacgtggtgattagGGCTGATACCCACActggaagtaaataaatatgctgATAATGCCTCAAAGAGCCTATGTATAAGTTTGCCTTAGTTGCCAGACTTATCTTTACATGACCAATCCCCCTGTGGTTGTTTCTCAAGGTTTCATCAAGACTTTTTGTCGTGTAGTAAATAGCATATCACATGTTCAGAAAATaaccaattttttatatttcaatattaaagaATAAAGTAAACTCACCGGCGCCATTTTCGACTAGGAACTTAACGATATCAGAATGTCCGTCAAAGCAAGCGGCTCTGAGGGGCGTGCTGTGAGTCCTGGTGGTGGAGTTGACGTTGGCGCCGGCTCGCACCAGCAGCTTCACGAGCTGGAGGTGGCCGGCCGCCGCGGCGCACCACAGCGGCGGAGCGCCCTCTATCGTCTCGCCGTCGAATGTCACTGGAAACACgacattttattgttattttgatgatttaGTCTTTACATGAAGGGTTTATGCTCGAAAAAAGTTTCGAACTGAGAAATTCTTACTTTTTGGAAGCCTGGTTAAAATAGGCAACTGCGAAAGGGAATTTATTTGTGGCAGACAGGTGATGGTAAATACAGTGCAAATAAGTATGTAATGAAGAATGTAATGATGCTACTGTGTTGAAAAATGAACTGCAAGTAAGACTATCAACTAATAAGACCGAGGCACGCCTTGACCGGCCGTCCTTATGcatataattttagattttttcaagTCTTTGTCaatgaaacaaataacaatagaaaataattaacaacTCATTAGTCTTTTTAACTTTAGGCGACAATTCTTAATATAGGTTACTGGCAATGACCAGATCTATATTGGGGACAGTGGAAGGTAAATATGGACAAGAACATttgggtatattttatttagattaaggCCAAGGGCAAACATACAATGGGACCATATGAGTAATCGATTAGTACCGAcagcaatttgttttatttgtaaaacatttttggaCTTTCAAGGCTAGCACAAATCAGTGTCAATACGTCCTTCATAAAAACTTATTGCGTtgttaaactatttttaaaggTAATTCGGGTGTATGGACTCTGACGCTCAAGTAATCAACGTTAAACATTAATCAAacaaacattaccctcctttgcGCAAGGCATTAGTGAAAATGGCTTTTCCAAAATTAACTCTGATAATTGACATATAAAATTagaatgaaaacttttattcaGAAGTTACACATTATAAGATGCAACGTAGTCGAGATCTGAAAGCTAACTGTTTAATTTCGAAGCACgctcattacaaaatattattcttaacatctaacgaaa encodes:
- the LOC110370423 gene encoding protein fem-1 homolog CG6966 isoform X1 → MSAGVWDLMPSRCRWIETLRHCGKTLLRRQRRLLRRLKKAYLHSWRSADELNMLVGAKVGGATPLVIACRNGHYDVAEYLIERCKADIEQPGSVTFDGETIEGAPPLWCAAAAGHLQLVKLLVRAGANVNSTTRTHSTPLRAACFDGHSDIVKFLVENGADIEIANRHGHTCLMIACYKGHIRIAKYLLSLNADVNRKSVKGNTALHDCAESGSLNILKMLLGHGATMDVDSYGMTPLLAASVTGHTHIVEHLINAEYGLVTRQQRIDALELLGATYVDKRRDMVGALALWKRAMDDRFPADGSEPIPKPKDIPRIEAYDYAVEPSNAQQLEEILADPDGMRMQALVIRERILGPAHPDTSYYVRYRGAVYADAGRFARCRQLWHHALDMQRAVLPPLSPLTQSSLYSFAELFSYMLAERARPPLRGRIVPPVTFEDIEPVFRKALSEIDRGMELLESKLSIDREQTLSTLQRVLVISLHLAALMARLLEEPDCTEEISRKIHKAVYSLVKLDIKVRQGRGALHVACSAEGARGRGARAWLAAPGEPAPPAAGLVQLMLRLGAPPDARDADGNTPLHLVCKLNPCPAEVVRELLAHGAHIDTVNYEGETPEEILKATQQSLTAIVNPLRYTTLKCLAARTVKNYRLPYRHVVPQCLHSTVITH
- the LOC110370423 gene encoding protein fem-1 homolog CG6966 isoform X2, with the protein product MDFKTVVFNAARDGNLTRLKQAYLHSWRSADELNMLVGAKVGGATPLVIACRNGHYDVAEYLIERCKADIEQPGSVTFDGETIEGAPPLWCAAAAGHLQLVKLLVRAGANVNSTTRTHSTPLRAACFDGHSDIVKFLVENGADIEIANRHGHTCLMIACYKGHIRIAKYLLSLNADVNRKSVKGNTALHDCAESGSLNILKMLLGHGATMDVDSYGMTPLLAASVTGHTHIVEHLINAEYGLVTRQQRIDALELLGATYVDKRRDMVGALALWKRAMDDRFPADGSEPIPKPKDIPRIEAYDYAVEPSNAQQLEEILADPDGMRMQALVIRERILGPAHPDTSYYVRYRGAVYADAGRFARCRQLWHHALDMQRAVLPPLSPLTQSSLYSFAELFSYMLAERARPPLRGRIVPPVTFEDIEPVFRKALSEIDRGMELLESKLSIDREQTLSTLQRVLVISLHLAALMARLLEEPDCTEEISRKIHKAVYSLVKLDIKVRQGRGALHVACSAEGARGRGARAWLAAPGEPAPPAAGLVQLMLRLGAPPDARDADGNTPLHLVCKLNPCPAEVVRELLAHGAHIDTVNYEGETPEEILKATQQSLTAIVNPLRYTTLKCLAARTVKNYRLPYRHVVPQCLHSTVITH
- the LOC110370423 gene encoding protein fem-1 homolog CG6966 isoform X3; translated protein: MDFKTVVFNAARDGNLTRLKAYLHSWRSADELNMLVGAKVGGATPLVIACRNGHYDVAEYLIERCKADIEQPGSVTFDGETIEGAPPLWCAAAAGHLQLVKLLVRAGANVNSTTRTHSTPLRAACFDGHSDIVKFLVENGADIEIANRHGHTCLMIACYKGHIRIAKYLLSLNADVNRKSVKGNTALHDCAESGSLNILKMLLGHGATMDVDSYGMTPLLAASVTGHTHIVEHLINAEYGLVTRQQRIDALELLGATYVDKRRDMVGALALWKRAMDDRFPADGSEPIPKPKDIPRIEAYDYAVEPSNAQQLEEILADPDGMRMQALVIRERILGPAHPDTSYYVRYRGAVYADAGRFARCRQLWHHALDMQRAVLPPLSPLTQSSLYSFAELFSYMLAERARPPLRGRIVPPVTFEDIEPVFRKALSEIDRGMELLESKLSIDREQTLSTLQRVLVISLHLAALMARLLEEPDCTEEISRKIHKAVYSLVKLDIKVRQGRGALHVACSAEGARGRGARAWLAAPGEPAPPAAGLVQLMLRLGAPPDARDADGNTPLHLVCKLNPCPAEVVRELLAHGAHIDTVNYEGETPEEILKATQQSLTAIVNPLRYTTLKCLAARTVKNYRLPYRHVVPQCLHSTVITH